The following proteins are encoded in a genomic region of Streptococcus constellatus subsp. constellatus:
- a CDS encoding glycoside hydrolase family 1 protein yields the protein MTIFPDDFLWGGAVAANQVEGAYNEDGKGLSVQDVLPKGGLGEATENPTEDNLKLLGIDFYHKYKEDISLFSEMGFNVFRTSIAWSRIFPKGDEEEPNEAGLKYYDELFDELHAHGIEPLVTLSHYETPLYLARKYHGWIDRRMIHFYEKFARTVLERYKDKVKYWLTFNEVNSVLELPFTSGGIDIPKENLSKQELYQAIHHELVASSLVTKIAREINSEFKVGCMVLAMPAYPMTPDPKDVWATHEYENLNYLFSDVHVRGYYPNYAKRYFKEHNINIEFEDGDAELLKNYTVDFLSFSYYMSVTQSALPTQYNSGEGNIIGGLVNPYLESSEWGWQIDPIGLRIILNRYYDRYQIPLFIVENGLGAKDHLIKDEFNNLTVQDDYRIQYMKQHLLQVAEALQDGVEIMGYTSWGCIDCVSMSTAQLSKRYGLIYVDRNDDGSGTFNRYKKMSFTWYKGVIESNGESLFK from the coding sequence ATGACCATTTTTCCAGATGATTTTCTTTGGGGTGGAGCTGTTGCAGCTAATCAAGTAGAGGGAGCATATAATGAAGATGGTAAGGGCTTATCAGTTCAGGATGTGTTACCTAAAGGTGGATTAGGAGAAGCGACAGAAAATCCTACAGAAGATAACTTAAAATTGCTAGGCATTGATTTTTATCATAAATATAAGGAAGATATATCCTTATTTTCTGAAATGGGCTTTAATGTTTTTCGTACTTCTATTGCATGGAGTAGAATTTTTCCAAAAGGAGATGAAGAAGAACCTAATGAGGCTGGTTTGAAATATTATGATGAATTGTTTGATGAACTACATGCTCATGGGATAGAACCACTTGTAACTCTTTCACACTATGAGACTCCATTATATTTAGCAAGAAAATATCATGGATGGATTGATAGGAGAATGATTCATTTTTATGAAAAATTTGCTCGAACAGTTTTAGAAAGGTATAAAGATAAAGTTAAATATTGGCTTACGTTTAACGAAGTGAATTCTGTTTTGGAATTACCATTTACTAGTGGAGGAATAGATATACCTAAGGAGAATCTTTCGAAACAAGAATTATATCAAGCTATACATCATGAATTAGTCGCCTCGAGTTTGGTTACAAAAATTGCTCGTGAGATTAATTCAGAGTTTAAGGTGGGATGTATGGTATTAGCTATGCCAGCTTATCCAATGACTCCAGATCCAAAAGATGTATGGGCGACTCATGAGTATGAGAATCTAAATTATCTATTTTCAGATGTGCATGTTAGAGGTTATTATCCGAATTATGCAAAAAGATACTTTAAGGAACATAACATTAACATAGAGTTTGAAGATGGAGATGCAGAGTTATTAAAAAATTATACTGTAGATTTTTTATCGTTTAGCTATTACATGAGTGTGACTCAATCTGCTCTTCCAACACAGTATAATTCAGGAGAAGGGAATATTATTGGTGGTCTAGTAAATCCTTATTTAGAGTCTTCCGAGTGGGGATGGCAAATTGATCCAATTGGACTACGTATAATTTTAAATAGATATTATGACCGTTATCAAATTCCATTATTTATAGTGGAAAACGGATTAGGTGCTAAAGATCACCTAATAAAAGATGAATTTAATAACTTAACAGTCCAAGATGATTATAGAATTCAGTATATGAAACAACATTTATTGCAAGTAGCTGAAGCTCTACAAGATGGTGTTGAAATTATGGGCTATACGTCTTGGGGATGTATTGACTGCGTTTCTATGTCTACTGCACAACTTTCTAAGAGGTACGGTCTCATTTATGTTGATCGAAACGATGATGGAAGTGGCACATTCAATCGATATAAGAAAATGTCCTTTACTTGGTATAAAGGAGTGATTGAATCAAATGGAGAATCCTTATTCAAATAG
- a CDS encoding transposase, which yields MEQLHFITKLLDIKDPNIKIVDIINMDTHKEIIAKLEATNNLIKLIKRNALGFRNFENFKKRIFIALNIRMDRTTIALSRC from the coding sequence ATGGAACAATTACATTTTATCACAAAACTACTTGATATCAAAGATCCAAACATCAAGATTGTAGATATCATCAATATGGATACACACAAGGAAATCATCGCTAAATTGGAAGCAACGAATAATCTTATTAAACTTATCAAGCGTAATGCCTTAGGTTTTCGGAACTTTGAAAACTTCAAAAAACGGATTTTCATCGCTCTGAATATAAGAATGGATAGGACGACGATAGCCCTCTCCAGGTGTTAG
- a CDS encoding IS1182 family transposase: MHIHYNTNQTTLPLEISSFLPQDHLVFTIEKVVNALEDRHFHTFYHNFGRPSYHPKMLLAALLFAYSQGIFSGRKIEKMMIENLAMQYLTGQLVVSYRTINRFRVAEGMEELIRDLFIDLNLRLKMEELVTLDCLFIDGTKIEANANKYSFVWKKATDKFSVKLQEQIQVYFQEEITPLIHQAIRLDEEEPIASEQLIEFAQVLEEELEKLNQDIEETPVKGKDKRKTQRRKLKKVLRKVKDDFSVRAEKYEGYQETFEGRNSFSKTDTDATFMRMKEDHMKNGQLKAGYNLQIATENQFVLHYDVFSNPTDTKTLLPFLETYPHDLKTVVADAGYESEENLLRLDEKEVNHLIKYAMFDQEQKKGYKQSARNLANWYYDDKEDSYTHPDGWCYRFHHIKHQKTQTDFQQEIKVYYADEPKSAPQKGLYINERYQHLKAKECQALFSPEGRQIFNQRKIDVEPVFGQIKAYLGYKRCNLRGKRQVKIDMGLVLMANNLLKYNKRTTQT; encoded by the coding sequence ATGCATATTCACTATAACACAAATCAAACAACTTTACCACTAGAAATCAGTTCTTTCTTGCCACAAGACCATCTCGTCTTTACTATTGAAAAAGTGGTGAATGCCTTGGAGGATCGTCACTTCCACACGTTCTATCATAACTTTGGTCGCCCGTCTTATCACCCTAAAATGCTTTTAGCCGCTCTACTATTTGCCTACTCGCAAGGGATTTTCTCTGGACGAAAAATCGAAAAAATGATGATTGAAAATCTGGCTATGCAATACCTAACAGGACAGTTGGTTGTCAGCTATCGCACCATCAATCGTTTTCGAGTCGCTGAAGGAATGGAAGAGCTCATTCGTGATCTTTTCATCGACCTCAATCTTCGTTTAAAAATGGAAGAGTTAGTGACCTTAGATTGTCTGTTTATTGACGGGACTAAGATTGAAGCCAACGCTAACAAGTATAGTTTCGTGTGGAAAAAGGCCACAGACAAGTTTTCCGTCAAACTTCAAGAACAGATACAGGTCTATTTTCAAGAAGAAATCACTCCCCTTATCCATCAGGCCATTAGGCTGGACGAAGAAGAACCGATTGCTTCAGAGCAGTTGATTGAATTCGCTCAAGTCCTCGAAGAAGAATTGGAAAAACTGAACCAAGACATTGAGGAGACACCCGTTAAAGGAAAGGATAAACGTAAAACTCAACGTCGGAAACTCAAGAAAGTCCTGCGTAAAGTCAAGGATGATTTTTCAGTACGTGCTGAAAAATATGAAGGCTACCAAGAGACATTTGAAGGGCGTAACAGCTTTTCCAAAACAGATACAGATGCCACTTTTATGCGGATGAAAGAAGACCACATGAAGAATGGTCAGCTCAAAGCTGGTTATAATCTTCAAATCGCTACTGAAAATCAATTTGTTCTTCATTATGATGTCTTCTCAAATCCGACAGATACCAAGACTCTCCTGCCATTCCTTGAAACCTATCCGCATGACTTGAAGACCGTTGTCGCAGATGCTGGATATGAAAGTGAAGAGAACCTCCTTCGTTTAGATGAAAAGGAGGTGAACCACCTGATTAAATATGCCATGTTTGATCAGGAACAGAAGAAAGGGTATAAACAGTCGGCTAGAAACTTAGCGAATTGGTACTATGATGACAAGGAGGATAGCTACACTCATCCTGATGGCTGGTGCTATCGTTTTCATCATATCAAACATCAGAAAACACAGACGGACTTTCAACAGGAAATCAAGGTTTACTACGCTGATGAACCTAAATCAGCCCCTCAAAAGGGACTATATATCAACGAACGTTATCAACACTTAAAAGCTAAAGAATGCCAAGCGCTTTTCTCTCCCGAAGGTAGACAGATTTTCAATCAACGTAAGATTGATGTGGAACCTGTCTTTGGGCAGATAAAGGCTTATTTGGGTTACAAGAGATGTAACCTAAGAGGCAAGCGTCAGGTGAAAATTGACATGGGTTTAGTGCTCATGGCCAATAATCTCCTTAAATACAATAAGAGAACGACTCAAACTTAA
- a CDS encoding HD domain-containing protein translates to MITDRQTKILQEARDFAYAELKDETSGHDWWHIVRVTNIAVEIAKQERADVFICELVALLHDIADGKLNESEEVGLQKVEQWLQNHQASEAEIAHVLEIVSTMSFKGDHQQKNISTLECKIVQDADRLDAIGAIGIARAMAYSGHIGRPIHDPDLQPRENMTLEEYRTGKSSAIMHFYEKLLKLKDMMNTAAAQKMAESRHHFLEEYLDQFYAEWNAKK, encoded by the coding sequence ATGATAACTGATCGACAAACGAAAATTCTTCAAGAAGCCAGAGATTTTGCTTATGCTGAACTGAAAGACGAAACAAGCGGACATGATTGGTGGCATATTGTACGTGTCACAAATATTGCTGTAGAAATTGCCAAACAAGAACGAGCAGATGTTTTTATTTGTGAGCTAGTTGCCTTACTACATGATATAGCTGACGGGAAGTTAAATGAGAGTGAAGAAGTGGGCTTGCAAAAGGTTGAGCAATGGCTACAGAATCATCAGGCTTCAGAGGCGGAAATAGCTCATGTGTTAGAGATTGTTTCAACAATGTCATTTAAAGGTGATCATCAACAGAAGAATATCAGCACTTTGGAGTGCAAAATTGTTCAAGATGCCGACCGATTGGATGCGATTGGAGCGATTGGAATAGCGCGAGCTATGGCTTATTCAGGTCATATAGGGAGACCGATTCACGATCCAGATTTGCAGCCGAGAGAAAACATGACATTGGAAGAATATCGTACTGGGAAGAGTTCAGCTATCATGCATTTCTATGAGAAATTACTCAAATTAAAAGACATGATGAATACCGCTGCTGCTCAAAAAATGGCAGAAAGTAGACATCACTTTTTGGAAGAATACTTAGATCAATTCTATGCTGAATGGAATGCGAAAAAGTGA
- a CDS encoding deoxynucleoside kinase, giving the protein MIILAGMIGVGKTTYTYRLAEELGTQPFFEPVEENPILDKYYEDPDKYGFALQIYFLNKRFKMIKAAYHDDNNILDRSIYEDALFTYINTLKGSISEQEYNIYLELLDNMMEEIQGLPKKAPDLLIYLDGSFDHIMNNIKKRGRDYEQPNEENGLADYYQLLYKHYQNWYEDYNYSPKMRIATDDLDIANPSDWNHVYQQIQQKMKTIGLEK; this is encoded by the coding sequence GTGATTATTTTAGCGGGCATGATTGGGGTAGGCAAGACGACCTACACTTATCGACTAGCCGAGGAATTAGGAACGCAGCCTTTTTTTGAACCTGTAGAAGAAAACCCTATTCTGGATAAGTATTATGAAGACCCTGATAAATATGGTTTTGCTTTGCAGATTTACTTTCTAAACAAACGCTTTAAAATGATTAAAGCGGCCTATCATGATGACAATAACATTCTAGATCGTTCTATTTATGAAGATGCTCTGTTTACTTACATCAATACCCTCAAAGGCAGCATTAGTGAGCAAGAGTACAATATCTACTTGGAACTTTTGGACAATATGATGGAAGAAATCCAAGGTTTGCCTAAGAAGGCGCCAGATTTGTTGATTTATTTAGACGGAAGTTTCGATCATATTATGAACAATATCAAAAAACGTGGTCGCGATTATGAGCAACCAAATGAAGAAAATGGGCTCGCTGACTACTATCAGCTGCTTTACAAGCATTATCAAAATTGGTATGAGGATTACAACTACAGTCCTAAAATGAGAATTGCAACGGATGATTTAGATATTGCAAATCCAAGTGATTGGAATCACGTCTACCAACAAATTCAACAAAAAATGAAAACGATTGGGCTTGAAAAGTGA
- a CDS encoding epoxyqueuosine reductase QueH yields MIDVEEILSKMNPNQKINYDRVMQKMVKVWEANQKRPTILMHTCCAPCSTYTLEYLTQYADVTVYFANSNIHPKAEYQRRAYVVQKFVHDFNENTGNHVQYLEATYEPQEFFRTVHGLEEEPEGGDRCKVCYDYRLDKTAQVAVDLGFDYFGSALTISPHKNSQTINSVGIEVQKVYATQYLPSDFKKNQGYKRSVEMCEEYDIYRQCYCGCVFAAQVQGIDLVQTKKDAVAFLKGKDLEKDYSHIKFTVTNRES; encoded by the coding sequence ATGATTGATGTTGAAGAAATTCTGAGTAAAATGAATCCCAATCAAAAGATCAATTACGATCGTGTGATGCAAAAAATGGTCAAAGTTTGGGAAGCAAATCAGAAGCGTCCTACGATTTTGATGCATACCTGTTGTGCACCATGTTCGACCTATACTCTGGAGTATTTGACCCAGTATGCGGATGTGACCGTTTATTTTGCTAATTCAAATATTCACCCTAAGGCAGAATATCAGCGCCGTGCCTATGTTGTACAAAAATTTGTTCACGATTTCAATGAAAATACTGGTAATCATGTTCAATACTTAGAAGCTACCTATGAGCCACAGGAATTTTTCCGGACAGTACACGGCTTAGAAGAAGAGCCAGAAGGTGGCGATCGTTGTAAAGTTTGCTATGATTATCGCTTGGATAAGACAGCGCAAGTGGCTGTTGATTTGGGATTTGACTATTTTGGAAGCGCCTTGACAATCAGTCCTCATAAAAATTCGCAGACAATCAATAGCGTTGGAATTGAAGTACAGAAAGTTTACGCAACGCAGTATCTTCCGAGTGATTTCAAGAAGAATCAAGGTTATAAACGCTCGGTGGAAATGTGCGAGGAGTACGATATTTATCGGCAATGTTATTGTGGTTGTGTATTTGCGGCACAGGTACAAGGAATTGATTTAGTTCAGACTAAAAAAGATGCAGTAGCCTTTTTGAAAGGGAAAGATTTAGAAAAAGATTATTCGCATATTAAATTTACCGTTACCAACAGAGAGTCTTAA
- a CDS encoding IS1182 family transposase encodes MHIHYNTNQTTLPLEISSFLPQDHLVFTIEKVVNALEDRHFHTFYHNFGRPSYHPKMLLAALLFAYSQGIFSGRKIEKMMIENLAMQYLTGQLVVSYRTINRFRVAEGMEELIRDLFIDLNLRLKMEELVTLDCLFIDGTKIEANANKYSFVWKKATDKFSVKLQEQIQVYFQEEITPLIHQAIRLDEEEPIASEQLIEFAQVLEEELEKLNQDIEETPVKGKDKRKTQRRKLKKVLRKVKDDFSVRAEKYEGYQETFEGRNSFSKTDTDATFMRMKKDHMKNGQLKAGYNLQIATENQFVLHYDVFSNPTDTKTLLPFLETYPHDLKTVVADAGYESEENLLRLDEKEVNHLIKYAMFDQEQKKGYKQSARNLANWYYDDKEDSYTHPDGWCYRFHHIKHQKTQTDFQQEIKVYYADEPKSAPQKGLYINERYQHLKAKECQALFSPEGRQIFNQRKIDVEPVFGQIKAYLGYKRCNLRGKRQVKIDMGLVLMANNLLKYNKRTTQT; translated from the coding sequence ATGCATATTCACTATAACACAAATCAAACAACTTTACCACTAGAAATCAGTTCTTTCTTGCCACAAGACCATCTCGTCTTTACTATTGAAAAAGTGGTGAATGCCTTGGAGGATCGTCACTTCCACACGTTCTATCATAACTTTGGTCGCCCGTCTTATCACCCTAAAATGCTTTTAGCCGCTCTACTATTTGCCTACTCGCAAGGGATTTTCTCTGGACGAAAAATCGAAAAAATGATGATTGAAAATCTGGCTATGCAGTACCTAACAGGACAGTTGGTTGTCAGCTATCGCACCATCAATCGTTTTCGAGTCGCTGAAGGAATGGAAGAGCTCATTCGTGATCTTTTCATCGACCTCAATCTTCGTTTAAAAATGGAAGAGTTAGTGACCTTAGATTGTCTGTTTATTGACGGGACTAAGATTGAAGCCAACGCTAACAAGTATAGTTTCGTGTGGAAAAAGGCCACAGACAAGTTTTCCGTCAAACTTCAAGAACAGATACAGGTCTATTTTCAAGAAGAAATCACTCCCCTTATCCATCAGGCCATTAGGCTGGACGAAGAAGAACCGATTGCTTCAGAGCAGTTGATTGAATTCGCTCAAGTCCTCGAAGAAGAATTGGAAAAACTGAACCAAGACATTGAGGAGACACCCGTTAAAGGAAAGGATAAACGTAAAACTCAACGTCGGAAACTCAAGAAAGTCCTGCGTAAAGTCAAGGATGATTTTTCAGTACGTGCTGAAAAATATGAAGGCTACCAAGAGACATTTGAAGGGCGTAACAGCTTTTCCAAAACAGATACAGATGCCACTTTTATGCGGATGAAAAAAGACCACATGAAGAATGGTCAGCTCAAAGCTGGTTATAATCTTCAAATCGCTACTGAAAATCAATTTGTTCTTCATTATGATGTCTTCTCAAATCCGACAGATACCAAGACTCTCCTGCCATTCCTTGAAACCTATCCGCATGACTTGAAGACCGTTGTCGCAGATGCTGGATATGAAAGTGAAGAGAACCTCCTTCGTTTAGATGAAAAGGAGGTGAACCACCTGATTAAATATGCCATGTTTGATCAGGAACAGAAGAAAGGGTATAAACAGTCGGCTAGAAACTTAGCGAATTGGTACTATGATGACAAGGAGGATAGCTACACTCATCCTGATGGCTGGTGCTATCGTTTTCATCATATCAAACATCAGAAAACACAGACGGACTTTCAACAGGAAATCAAGGTTTACTACGCTGATGAACCTAAATCAGCCCCTCAAAAGGGACTATATATCAACGAACGTTATCAACACTTAAAAGCTAAAGAATGCCAAGCGCTTTTCTCTCCCGAAGGTAGACAGATTTTCAATCAACGTAAGATTGATGTGGAACCTGTCTTTGGGCAGATAAAGGCTTATTTGGGTTACAAGAGATGTAACCTAAGAGGCAAGCGTCAGGTGAAAATTGACATGGGTTTAGTGCTCATGGCCAATAATCTCCTTAAATACAATAAGAGAACGACTCAAACTTAA
- the groL gene encoding chaperonin GroEL (60 kDa chaperone family; promotes refolding of misfolded polypeptides especially under stressful conditions; forms two stacked rings of heptamers to form a barrel-shaped 14mer; ends can be capped by GroES; misfolded proteins enter the barrel where they are refolded when GroES binds), whose translation MAKDIKFSADARSAMVRGVDILADTVKVTLGPKGRNVVLEKSFGSPLITNDGVTIAKEIELEDHFENMGAKLVSEVASKTNDIAGDGTTTATVLTQAIVREGIKNVTAGANPIGIRRGIETAVATAVEALKANSVPVSNKEAIAQVAAVSSRSEKVGEYISEAMEKVGNDGVITIEESKGMETELDVVEGMQFDRGYLSQYMVTDNEKMVADLDNPYILITDKKISNIQEILPLLENILKTSRPLLIIADDVDGEALPTLVLNKIRGTFNVVAVKAPGFGDRRKAMLEDIAILTGGTVITEDLGLELKDATIEALGQASKVTVDKDSTVIVEGSGAAEAIANRVAVIKSQIESATSEFDKEKLQERLAKLSGGVAVIKVGAATETELKEMKLRIEDALNATRAAVEEGIVSGGGTAFVNVLNTVEALDLSGDEATGRNIVLRALEEPIRQIAINAGFEGSIVIDRLKNSEVGTGFNAATGEWVDMIEAGIIDPVKVTRSALQNAASVASLILTTEAVVASQPEPASPAPAMDPSMMGGMM comes from the coding sequence ATGGCAAAAGATATTAAATTTTCAGCAGATGCAAGAAGTGCTATGGTACGTGGTGTCGATATTTTAGCAGATACCGTTAAAGTAACCTTAGGACCTAAAGGACGCAATGTTGTTCTTGAAAAATCATTTGGCTCACCACTCATCACAAATGACGGTGTGACTATTGCAAAAGAAATTGAACTCGAAGATCATTTTGAAAATATGGGCGCTAAGTTGGTGTCAGAAGTTGCTTCAAAAACTAATGATATCGCTGGTGACGGAACAACTACTGCGACTGTCTTGACCCAAGCCATTGTCCGTGAAGGAATCAAAAATGTAACGGCTGGTGCAAACCCAATTGGCATTCGTCGTGGTATTGAAACAGCTGTTGCAACAGCTGTTGAAGCCTTAAAAGCAAATTCTGTTCCGGTTTCTAATAAAGAAGCGATTGCGCAAGTTGCAGCTGTCTCATCACGTTCTGAAAAAGTCGGAGAATACATTTCTGAAGCTATGGAAAAAGTTGGCAACGACGGTGTCATCACTATTGAAGAATCAAAAGGAATGGAAACAGAGCTTGATGTTGTGGAAGGTATGCAGTTTGACCGTGGCTATCTTTCTCAATACATGGTAACAGATAATGAAAAAATGGTTGCTGATTTAGATAATCCATATATCTTGATTACAGATAAGAAGATTTCTAATATCCAAGAAATTCTTCCTTTGTTGGAAAATATTTTAAAAACAAGTCGTCCATTATTGATTATCGCAGATGATGTAGACGGTGAAGCTCTTCCAACTCTTGTGTTAAATAAAATCCGCGGTACTTTCAATGTAGTCGCTGTGAAAGCGCCAGGCTTCGGTGACCGTCGTAAGGCTATGTTAGAAGATATTGCGATTCTGACTGGCGGTACAGTGATTACAGAAGATCTTGGTCTAGAATTGAAAGATGCAACCATTGAAGCACTTGGACAAGCCTCAAAAGTGACTGTCGACAAAGATAGCACAGTGATTGTGGAAGGTTCAGGAGCTGCTGAAGCGATTGCTAACCGCGTGGCTGTCATTAAATCGCAAATTGAAAGTGCTACATCTGAATTTGACAAAGAAAAACTACAAGAACGTTTAGCAAAATTGTCAGGTGGTGTGGCAGTCATCAAAGTGGGTGCTGCAACAGAAACAGAACTCAAAGAAATGAAACTCCGCATTGAAGATGCCCTCAATGCAACTCGCGCCGCTGTTGAAGAAGGAATTGTCTCAGGTGGTGGAACAGCCTTTGTGAATGTTTTAAATACTGTTGAAGCCTTAGACTTATCAGGTGATGAAGCAACAGGGCGCAATATTGTGCTTCGTGCTTTGGAAGAACCTATTCGACAAATCGCTATCAATGCAGGATTTGAAGGCTCGATCGTCATTGACCGTTTGAAAAACTCTGAAGTTGGTACAGGCTTTAATGCTGCAACTGGTGAATGGGTCGACATGATTGAAGCAGGGATCATTGACCCAGTCAAGGTTACTCGTTCTGCCCTTCAAAATGCTGCGTCAGTAGCTAGCCTCATTTTAACAACAGAAGCAGTTGTTGCTAGCCAACCAGAACCAGCTAGCCCAGCTCCAGCAATGGATCCAAGCATGATGGGTGGCATGATGTAA
- the groES gene encoding co-chaperone GroES, which translates to MLKPLGDRVVLKVEEREQKVGGFVIAGAGQDATKTAKVIAVGEGIRTLNGELVAPSVKADDTVLVESHAGIEVKDGEEKYLVVNETNILAIVE; encoded by the coding sequence ATGCTTAAACCATTAGGCGACCGTGTGGTCCTAAAAGTAGAAGAAAGAGAACAAAAAGTTGGTGGCTTTGTCATTGCAGGCGCAGGACAAGATGCAACGAAGACGGCAAAAGTTATAGCTGTCGGGGAAGGAATTCGTACGCTCAACGGTGAACTCGTTGCTCCAAGCGTGAAGGCCGATGATACTGTTCTCGTTGAAAGCCATGCAGGAATTGAAGTCAAAGACGGCGAAGAAAAGTACCTCGTTGTCAATGAGACAAATATTCTAGCGATTGTTGAATAA
- a CDS encoding PTS system mannose/fructose/sorbose family transporter subunit IID, with protein sequence MVKLTKKTLGKSFHHWYYGNLTCFSQEHMQTFGYLASMLPIVEELYSKKEDQAKAMHTYTAFFNTEPQLGALIVGITAGLEEARANGADGVDDETINGLRAGLMGPVAGIGDSLIVGTLIPIILGIALGLSNGGSPLGAIFYIVVWNLLAYFGMKFAYFKGYELGDKAVEFLVGPQGQAIRKSVSIIGGMVIGAVAATWVPVKTAFKLKDSSGKAFLVLQSQLDGVYPGLLTALFIVFCWWLMAKKNLSPIKVMLLLVVIAFLGVLVGFFNPGLKY encoded by the coding sequence ATGGTTAAATTAACGAAAAAAACATTAGGAAAATCTTTTCATCATTGGTATTATGGGAACTTAACTTGCTTCTCACAAGAACACATGCAAACCTTTGGATATCTGGCTTCAATGCTACCAATTGTGGAAGAATTATATTCTAAAAAAGAAGATCAAGCAAAAGCAATGCACACCTACACCGCATTCTTTAACACGGAGCCGCAATTAGGTGCATTGATTGTAGGGATTACAGCAGGTTTAGAAGAAGCGCGTGCGAATGGGGCTGATGGAGTAGATGATGAAACAATCAACGGTCTTCGTGCTGGTCTCATGGGACCTGTTGCAGGAATTGGTGATTCACTGATTGTTGGTACCTTGATTCCGATTATACTAGGTATTGCTCTCGGTTTGTCAAATGGTGGCTCACCACTTGGTGCGATTTTCTATATCGTGGTTTGGAACTTGCTCGCCTACTTTGGTATGAAATTCGCCTACTTTAAAGGGTACGAACTAGGAGATAAAGCAGTTGAATTTCTTGTAGGCCCTCAAGGACAAGCTATCCGTAAGTCGGTGTCTATCATTGGTGGTATGGTCATCGGTGCGGTTGCAGCGACATGGGTACCTGTTAAGACAGCTTTCAAATTGAAAGATTCTTCAGGGAAAGCCTTCTTGGTTTTACAAAGCCAATTAGACGGTGTTTATCCAGGTTTATTGACAGCTTTGTTTATCGTCTTTTGCTGGTGGTTAATGGCTAAGAAAAATCTCTCACCTATCAAAGTAATGTTGCTTCTTGTAGTAATTGCTTTCCTTGGTGTATTGGTTGGCTTCTTCAACCCAGGATTGAAATACTAA
- a CDS encoding PTS mannose/fructose/sorbose/N-acetylgalactosamine transporter subunit IIC, whose translation MTISWFQAALLGLFACLSSMPGLGGTSIGNYTLGRPLVGGLVSGLILGDVKLGIICGVAMQLVYIALVTPGGTVSADVRAVSYIGIPLAMVAIQSQGLSLDSADAANLAKSMGTLVGTVGTVLFYGTATMNLLWQHIGWKAVEKGEFKRLYVVDWGFPWISHLVFSFLPTLIMCKLGADAVTALKTALPLDGIPMKTLFTVGSLLPCVGIAILLKQIVEKAVDFIPFFVGFTLAASLGLNLVSCAVISLIFAVLFYEIQMAKNVRAQAAASASFDDDDEEDI comes from the coding sequence ATGACAATTTCGTGGTTTCAAGCCGCTTTATTAGGGTTATTTGCCTGTCTATCATCCATGCCTGGCCTAGGTGGTACATCCATTGGTAACTATACTCTTGGACGCCCACTTGTAGGTGGTCTTGTTTCAGGACTGATCCTAGGAGATGTGAAATTAGGTATCATCTGTGGGGTTGCGATGCAACTTGTTTACATCGCTTTGGTAACACCTGGCGGTACTGTTTCAGCTGACGTTCGTGCGGTTTCTTATATTGGGATCCCTCTGGCAATGGTTGCTATTCAATCACAAGGACTGTCACTTGACTCTGCAGATGCTGCTAACTTGGCTAAATCAATGGGAACACTCGTTGGTACAGTCGGTACAGTTCTTTTCTATGGTACAGCTACTATGAATCTACTTTGGCAACATATTGGCTGGAAAGCTGTTGAAAAAGGTGAATTTAAACGCTTATATGTGGTAGACTGGGGCTTCCCATGGATTTCCCATTTAGTATTCTCATTCTTGCCAACGCTTATTATGTGTAAATTAGGTGCCGATGCGGTTACTGCTTTAAAAACAGCTCTTCCATTGGATGGTATTCCAATGAAAACCCTCTTTACGGTCGGCTCTCTCCTTCCATGTGTCGGAATTGCCATCCTCTTAAAACAAATCGTTGAAAAAGCTGTTGATTTCATTCCATTCTTTGTTGGATTTACTTTAGCAGCTTCATTAGGACTTAACCTTGTATCTTGTGCAGTCATTTCATTAATCTTTGCAGTATTATTCTATGAAATTCAAATGGCGAAAAATGTAAGAGCACAAGCGGCTGCTAGTGCAAGTTTTGATGATGACGATGAGGAGGATATTTAA